The following coding sequences are from one Formosa haliotis window:
- a CDS encoding acyl-CoA dehydrogenase family protein, with the protein MLQDVLLERDIYASEEHKMMQHMIQDFIKNDIIDHLDEWEQNGMVSRDIWKRAGDLGLLCMDMPEKYGGSGLDFSFNALFIEELGKQGISGPGFSLHSDIVAPYLLKYGTEAQKQNYLPKMASGELITSLGMTEPNCGSDLKAITTHAEDKGDYYLVNGQKTFITNGYMCDLSIVAVKTQVGTANEGISLLLIEASTDGFEKGIPFKKIGMKSQDTCELFFDNVKIPKENRLGEEGMGFKIMMTELARERITVALNAIGGAEGAIEQTIAYTSTRTAFKKPIAGFQNTQFKLAECAAQLQIHQAFLDRCTVLLANDKLTTESASIAKYSATEMHGKVVDECLQLFGGYGYMWDYPIAKMYADNRVARIYAGTNEIMKLLIARGLFKTLFQDMKTKKKTL; encoded by the coding sequence ATGTTACAAGATGTTTTATTAGAGCGTGATATATACGCATCGGAAGAGCATAAGATGATGCAACACATGATTCAAGATTTTATTAAAAACGATATCATAGATCATCTTGATGAATGGGAGCAAAATGGTATGGTTAGCCGAGATATATGGAAGCGGGCAGGGGATTTAGGTTTGCTTTGTATGGATATGCCTGAAAAATATGGAGGAAGCGGATTAGATTTTAGTTTTAATGCCCTTTTTATTGAAGAATTAGGAAAACAAGGAATTTCTGGACCGGGATTCTCTTTGCATTCAGATATTGTCGCGCCATATCTTTTAAAATATGGTACCGAAGCGCAGAAGCAAAACTACCTTCCTAAAATGGCTTCCGGGGAACTCATCACCTCCTTAGGAATGACCGAACCCAATTGCGGAAGTGACTTAAAAGCTATAACCACGCATGCCGAAGATAAAGGTGACTATTATCTTGTTAACGGCCAGAAAACATTTATCACTAATGGATATATGTGTGATTTGTCGATTGTTGCCGTAAAAACACAAGTCGGCACAGCGAATGAAGGTATATCTTTATTACTCATTGAAGCTTCTACAGATGGTTTTGAGAAAGGCATTCCTTTTAAAAAAATTGGAATGAAATCTCAAGATACTTGCGAATTGTTTTTTGATAATGTAAAAATTCCTAAAGAAAATAGGTTAGGTGAAGAAGGTATGGGATTCAAAATCATGATGACCGAATTAGCCAGAGAGCGAATAACTGTAGCATTAAATGCGATAGGTGGAGCAGAAGGAGCCATTGAACAAACCATAGCTTATACATCTACCAGAACCGCATTTAAAAAACCCATTGCTGGGTTTCAAAATACCCAATTTAAACTCGCCGAATGCGCAGCACAATTACAAATACATCAAGCCTTTTTAGACCGCTGTACCGTACTGTTAGCTAATGATAAACTCACCACCGAAAGTGCTTCAATAGCAAAATATTCGGCTACAGAAATGCATGGAAAAGTAGTGGACGAATGTTTGCAATTATTTGGTGGGTATGGTTATATGTGGGATTATCCTATTGCAAAAATGTACGCCGATAATAGGGTCGCACGAATTTATGCTGGAACCAATGAAATCATGAAATTATTAATTGCTCGTGGCTTGTTTAAAACATTATTTCAAGACATGAAAACCAAGAAAAAGACATTATAA
- a CDS encoding adenylosuccinate synthetase: MKNTINILLMQLPIGTPSPDNNSPIDFSDPFNIIVFIILPIVAVVLYFYWKKTKHRDNE; the protein is encoded by the coding sequence ATGAAAAACACGATTAACATATTATTAATGCAATTACCAATTGGTACACCTAGTCCCGATAATAATTCGCCTATAGACTTTTCCGATCCTTTTAATATTATAGTATTTATCATTTTACCTATAGTAGCTGTTGTATTGTATTTCTATTGGAAAAAGACTAAGCATAGGGATAATGAGTAG
- a CDS encoding NAD-dependent succinate-semialdehyde dehydrogenase — protein sequence METKTSNNTFKTLNPTNTKSLSTYTYMSDDDVNSKIEKAHQAFLKWRLKPIKERAKVITAIGEELQNYKSELAELMTDEMGKLLTHSLQEIDTCTAICNFSAEHAAQVLKNEERQLSNGGKGIITYSPIGIIYGIQPWNYPAYQVIRYAIANLMAGNSVLLKHASNVTGTALLLESIFKAAGLEDGLFTALVINHDQSDAIIKHKLVRGVTLTGSPEAGKDIGAKAAAELKKSVLELGSNDAYLVLHDADIENAVEQSVIGRIYNNGETCIAAKRFIVVESVYDTFKEAFVKAMSELKLGDPKDKDTDLGPMARKDLREKLHEQVTESINKGAKLLCGGELKSGNGFYYPATVLDDVKLGQPAYDDELFGPVAALIKAKDETDAMRIANDSRFGLGGGIFSKDIDRAISLAETHFDTGMVFINSFGLADPQMPFGGVKNSGFGREHGGFGMKAFVNAKSIILNK from the coding sequence ATGGAAACGAAAACATCAAATAATACATTTAAAACATTAAACCCTACCAATACGAAATCCTTGTCTACATACACCTATATGAGTGATGATGACGTCAATTCTAAGATTGAAAAGGCGCATCAAGCTTTTCTTAAATGGCGATTAAAGCCAATTAAAGAACGGGCTAAAGTGATAACAGCTATTGGTGAAGAATTACAGAATTATAAATCGGAATTAGCAGAACTTATGACCGATGAAATGGGAAAACTTTTAACCCACAGTTTGCAGGAAATCGATACATGTACGGCCATTTGTAACTTTAGTGCCGAGCATGCCGCTCAAGTTTTAAAGAATGAAGAACGCCAATTATCTAATGGCGGAAAAGGAATAATTACCTATTCGCCTATCGGAATTATATACGGGATTCAACCTTGGAATTATCCAGCGTATCAAGTCATTCGTTATGCTATTGCTAATTTAATGGCTGGAAATAGTGTGCTATTAAAACATGCCTCGAATGTTACGGGAACTGCCCTGTTGTTAGAATCTATATTTAAAGCCGCTGGATTAGAGGACGGATTATTTACAGCTTTAGTAATTAATCACGATCAATCTGATGCTATAATTAAACACAAATTGGTACGAGGTGTTACTCTAACCGGAAGTCCGGAAGCAGGAAAAGATATCGGTGCAAAGGCTGCAGCCGAATTAAAAAAATCGGTTTTAGAATTGGGAAGTAACGACGCTTATTTAGTACTTCATGATGCCGATATTGAAAACGCGGTAGAACAATCTGTTATTGGTAGAATTTATAATAATGGTGAAACCTGTATTGCGGCAAAACGATTTATTGTGGTAGAATCTGTTTACGACACCTTTAAAGAGGCTTTTGTAAAAGCCATGTCTGAATTAAAGTTAGGCGATCCAAAAGATAAGGATACAGATTTAGGGCCGATGGCAAGAAAAGATTTAAGAGAAAAATTACACGAGCAAGTTACCGAAAGTATAAACAAAGGTGCCAAACTACTTTGTGGTGGTGAGCTAAAATCGGGTAACGGATTTTATTATCCAGCAACAGTATTAGATGATGTAAAACTAGGACAGCCGGCCTACGATGACGAGTTATTTGGTCCGGTAGCTGCATTAATAAAAGCGAAAGATGAAACCGATGCCATGCGCATTGCTAACGATAGCCGTTTCGGACTTGGAGGTGGTATTTTTTCTAAAGATATAGATCGCGCAATCTCCTTAGCAGAAACCCATTTCGATACGGGGATGGTGTTTATAAATTCATTTGGCTTAGCCGATCCGCAAATGCCGTTCGGAGGTGTTAAAAACTCTGGATTTGGCAGAGAACACGGTGGTTTCGGGATGAAAGCATTTGTAAATGCAAAATCGATAATACTTAATAAATAA
- a CDS encoding SLC13 family permease: MATLIQKTEINMKLVLVGLIGFFSMITFVDLQPGQPEVTYTAAIAVLMAFWWVTEALPIGVTSFLPIILFPVLGVLDGKSISDAYINYVIFLFIGGFIMALAMEKWDLHKRIALKILALIGGSPFLIMLGFMLAASFLSMWMSNTATAMMMLPIAFSVTTALEDVYGINNMRSFAAGLLLCIAHACSIGGIATLVGTPPNLSFLRIFEIIYPNAPNISFGQWIAFAFPITVIIFIASLVIIYFGFKPKVPIENLDKSFFKSKYEALGKVTIEQKRVFILFVFLALLWVFRAELRLGFITLQGWSSVFKQPKFLNDGTVAMFIAFLLFVIPSSKKKESLVSWNIMNKIPWHIVFLFGGGFALAKGFIDSGLSTYIGSLLSGTKDMSAVMLVTTLTALMSTLTEFTSNTATTEMILPIMSGLASEIRVNPLLIMIPVTLAASMAFMLPIATPPNAIVFGTGKLKMIQLVKTGFIVNVIAIVIIVAVTLLWGTIIFDINPTEFPDWAEIGSKPVKH; this comes from the coding sequence ATGGCAACTTTAATACAGAAAACTGAAATTAATATGAAATTGGTGCTTGTTGGCCTCATTGGATTTTTTAGTATGATTACTTTTGTAGACCTACAACCAGGGCAGCCAGAAGTTACCTATACCGCAGCCATTGCGGTGTTAATGGCGTTTTGGTGGGTAACCGAAGCTTTGCCGATTGGGGTAACCTCGTTTCTTCCTATTATTTTATTTCCCGTATTGGGTGTTTTAGACGGAAAATCGATTTCTGATGCCTATATCAATTATGTGATTTTTCTCTTTATAGGCGGATTTATTATGGCTTTGGCCATGGAAAAATGGGACCTTCATAAACGAATTGCTTTAAAAATATTAGCGCTTATTGGAGGTAGCCCGTTCTTAATTATGCTTGGGTTTATGTTGGCAGCTTCATTTTTATCTATGTGGATGTCGAATACTGCGACTGCCATGATGATGCTACCCATTGCCTTCTCTGTAACCACTGCTTTAGAAGATGTTTACGGTATAAATAACATGCGATCGTTTGCAGCGGGTTTACTTCTTTGTATTGCGCACGCTTGTTCTATTGGCGGAATAGCAACCTTAGTGGGGACTCCTCCAAATTTATCTTTTTTAAGAATTTTTGAAATTATTTATCCTAATGCCCCAAACATTTCATTTGGACAATGGATAGCGTTTGCCTTTCCTATTACCGTGATTATTTTTATAGCGTCATTAGTTATTATTTACTTTGGATTTAAGCCTAAAGTTCCCATAGAAAATTTAGATAAATCATTCTTTAAATCGAAATACGAAGCACTAGGAAAGGTGACAATAGAGCAAAAACGAGTCTTTATATTATTCGTTTTTTTAGCCCTATTATGGGTGTTTAGAGCCGAATTACGCTTAGGGTTTATAACACTTCAAGGATGGAGTTCTGTTTTTAAACAACCAAAATTTTTAAATGATGGTACGGTAGCCATGTTTATAGCCTTTTTATTATTTGTGATTCCTTCTTCAAAGAAAAAAGAAAGTTTAGTAAGTTGGAACATTATGAACAAAATTCCGTGGCATATTGTTTTCCTTTTTGGTGGCGGATTTGCCCTAGCTAAAGGCTTTATCGATTCTGGATTGTCTACTTATATTGGTAGTCTATTAAGCGGAACTAAAGATATGTCTGCAGTAATGCTAGTAACAACGTTAACTGCTTTAATGTCTACTTTAACCGAATTCACATCGAACACCGCGACCACCGAAATGATTTTACCCATCATGTCTGGCTTAGCTTCAGAAATAAGAGTTAATCCTTTATTAATCATGATTCCGGTAACTTTAGCGGCTTCTATGGCATTTATGCTTCCTATAGCAACACCTCCAAATGCCATTGTGTTTGGAACCGGGAAATTAAAAATGATACAATTGGTAAAAACAGGATTTATTGTTAATGTTATTGCAATCGTTATTATTGTTGCTGTAACCCTACTTTGGGGAACTATTATTTTTGATATAAATCCGACAGAATTCCCCGATTGGGCAGAAATCGGTTCAAAACCTGTAAAGCATTAA
- a CDS encoding peroxiredoxin-like family protein codes for MNHIKPRTKTPDLSIKLLDGNTWTLSEEKPEHFNMVVVYRGKHCPVCKKYLETIQEHLKDFKDIGVNIVAISSDTKEVAEATFKDWDISDVPVGYEFPIEEARNWGLYISKGIKDEPEQFIEPGVFLIRPDITLYASSIQTMPFARPEIVALLKSIKFVLDKDYPARGEA; via the coding sequence ATGAATCATATTAAGCCAAGAACAAAAACACCGGATTTATCCATAAAATTATTAGACGGAAACACATGGACCCTAAGTGAAGAAAAACCAGAACATTTTAATATGGTTGTGGTTTACAGAGGAAAACACTGCCCAGTGTGTAAAAAATATTTAGAAACTATTCAAGAACATCTTAAAGATTTTAAAGACATCGGTGTAAATATTGTAGCCATTAGTTCAGACACTAAAGAGGTTGCGGAAGCTACGTTTAAGGATTGGGATATTTCTGATGTTCCGGTAGGTTATGAGTTTCCTATTGAAGAAGCTAGAAATTGGGGCCTTTATATTTCTAAAGGGATTAAAGATGAACCAGAACAATTTATAGAACCTGGCGTATTTTTAATTCGTCCGGATATAACACTTTATGCATCATCTATCCAGACCATGCCGTTTGCAAGACCAGAAATCGTAGCCTTACTAAAATCTATCAAGTTTGTTTTAGATAAAGATTACCCAGCACGTGGTGAAGCCTAG
- a CDS encoding SDR family oxidoreductase: protein MEKILVVGATGTTGHKIVELLKSSELFEPIAMVRNEAQESEFKTKNIKTVFGDLEQDVSKTVTGADKVIFAAGSGGKKVEAVDRDGAIKMIKASEDANIKKFVMLSSMGADKPEQSERLQDYLTAKQKADQYLTSSHLNYTIVRPGRLNNHPGQGHIQLGKSLSNSGEISRDDVAKTLVYALDNEQSNTSTFEILEGDTAIPEAFKSMS from the coding sequence ATGGAAAAAATACTAGTAGTTGGTGCAACGGGTACCACGGGACATAAAATAGTTGAACTTTTAAAATCATCAGAGCTTTTCGAACCCATAGCAATGGTAAGAAACGAAGCACAGGAATCTGAATTTAAAACCAAAAATATTAAAACTGTTTTTGGCGATTTAGAGCAGGATGTTTCTAAAACCGTTACTGGTGCAGATAAGGTGATTTTTGCTGCAGGATCTGGCGGAAAAAAGGTAGAAGCTGTAGATCGAGATGGTGCTATTAAAATGATAAAAGCCTCTGAAGATGCTAACATTAAGAAATTTGTGATGCTGAGTTCTATGGGAGCCGATAAGCCAGAGCAAAGCGAGAGGCTTCAAGATTATCTTACAGCCAAACAAAAAGCTGATCAATACCTAACGTCTTCTCATTTGAATTATACGATTGTACGACCAGGCCGATTAAATAATCATCCTGGGCAAGGGCATATTCAATTAGGAAAATCCCTTTCAAATTCAGGAGAAATTAGTCGAGATGATGTTGCAAAAACGTTGGTGTATGCCTTAGATAATGAACAATCTAACACCAGCACTTTTGAAATTTTAGAAGGAGACACGGCTATTCCAGAAGCATTCAAATCTATGTCGTAG
- a CDS encoding alginate lyase family protein, with protein MKKYYVLLFFMVLFSSIAFANPFIRLDSLELLQTKQKLKNGTASPETLAAYQKLIKDANKTLTLENPSVMDKTLLPPSKNKHDYLSLSRYWWPNPESADGLPWIRHDGKTNPDSQTDAVDRKRLALLGRSVWNLSLAYYFTQDETYSKKAISMIETWFINPETFMHPHLKYGQSIPGYPNTRPFGILDGRSIVEFIPDAVTLLTPSKYWDATHQVKMNTWFSDYLQWLTTSPLGMQASKLENNHGSWYTFQVAGLALYLGDTALVQQMVKHAEQNLETMLNEDGGQIHELERSRSFFYSCFNLDALTELANLGDKVHENMWDYESENKKGLGLALHYLTAVVDGKVWPHDTLKAINFSYLIPILSKFYKKYDDKIYKDFLVKILNDIDSNSQHNRTLQEFWLFPPDQF; from the coding sequence ATGAAAAAATACTACGTCCTTTTATTTTTTATGGTTTTGTTTAGCAGTATCGCCTTTGCAAATCCGTTTATTCGTTTAGATTCTTTGGAATTGCTGCAAACAAAACAAAAGCTTAAAAACGGAACAGCATCACCAGAAACGCTTGCGGCCTATCAAAAATTAATTAAAGATGCTAATAAGACACTGACATTAGAAAATCCATCTGTAATGGATAAAACCTTACTTCCACCTTCAAAAAATAAGCATGACTATTTAAGTTTAAGTCGATATTGGTGGCCTAATCCAGAATCAGCCGATGGTTTACCTTGGATTCGTCACGATGGAAAAACCAATCCAGACTCTCAAACCGATGCCGTAGACAGAAAGCGTTTAGCTTTATTGGGACGAAGTGTTTGGAACCTAAGTTTAGCTTATTATTTTACACAAGATGAAACCTATTCAAAGAAGGCCATTAGCATGATTGAAACCTGGTTTATTAATCCAGAAACCTTTATGCATCCACATTTAAAATATGGACAAAGTATACCGGGATATCCTAATACTCGACCTTTTGGAATTTTAGATGGGCGCTCTATAGTCGAGTTTATACCCGATGCTGTAACTCTATTGACGCCTTCTAAGTATTGGGATGCTACACACCAAGTAAAAATGAATACTTGGTTTTCTGACTATTTACAGTGGTTAACAACAAGTCCTTTAGGTATGCAAGCAAGTAAATTAGAAAATAATCACGGTTCTTGGTATACTTTTCAGGTTGCTGGATTGGCATTGTATTTAGGAGACACCGCTTTGGTACAACAGATGGTAAAACATGCCGAGCAAAACTTGGAAACTATGCTAAATGAAGACGGCGGACAAATTCATGAATTGGAGCGTTCTAGATCCTTTTTTTACAGTTGTTTTAATTTAGATGCATTAACAGAATTAGCAAATTTGGGAGATAAGGTTCATGAGAATATGTGGGATTACGAGTCTGAAAACAAAAAAGGTTTAGGTTTAGCCTTGCACTATTTAACAGCGGTTGTCGACGGAAAAGTATGGCCACACGACACGCTAAAAGCTATTAATTTCTCTTATTTGATACCGATACTTTCTAAATTTTATAAAAAATATGACGATAAAATTTACAAAGATTTCTTGGTTAAAATCCTTAACGACATCGATTCAAATTCGCAACATAATAGAACGCTTCAAGAATTTTGGTTGTTTCCTCCAGATCAATTTTAA
- a CDS encoding FKBP-type peptidyl-prolyl cis-trans isomerase, translated as MKSVCIALCVILFVSCTSDDNFSNKDYSLENEQEIAAYVEANNLDATRTESGLYYVIDEVGAGSEITSKSDIAVHYKGYTTDGKVFGESNETGAVFNLSTVISGWQEGLKFFNEGGSGMLLIPAHLAYGSNDYNGIKGGSVLIFEIEIIDHEAENKAEILDYIAANGLNAMATESGLYYVMEEEGTGENPTVNSNVTVAYTGYLTDGKVFDQSSDAGATFDLKNLIKGWQIGLPLFKEGGKGILIIPSSLAYGKYGSNDIPSGAVVLFDISLLKVN; from the coding sequence ATGAAATCAGTTTGTATCGCTTTATGTGTTATTCTTTTCGTCTCTTGTACTTCAGACGATAATTTCTCTAATAAAGATTATTCTTTAGAAAATGAGCAAGAAATTGCTGCTTATGTAGAAGCCAATAATTTAGATGCCACGCGCACAGAATCGGGTTTATATTATGTTATTGATGAAGTAGGAGCTGGAAGTGAAATTACTTCAAAATCGGATATTGCTGTTCATTATAAAGGCTATACAACAGATGGTAAAGTATTTGGAGAAAGTAACGAAACGGGTGCTGTTTTTAACCTTAGTACCGTTATTTCTGGTTGGCAAGAAGGCCTAAAGTTTTTTAACGAAGGGGGAAGTGGAATGTTATTAATTCCTGCCCATTTAGCCTACGGAAGTAACGATTATAATGGTATAAAAGGGGGATCGGTTTTAATTTTCGAAATTGAAATTATAGATCACGAAGCAGAAAATAAGGCAGAAATTCTTGATTATATCGCTGCAAATGGATTAAATGCTATGGCTACGGAATCTGGTTTGTATTATGTTATGGAAGAAGAAGGTACAGGCGAAAACCCTACAGTAAATTCTAACGTAACTGTGGCTTATACCGGTTATTTAACCGATGGTAAAGTATTTGACCAAAGTAGTGATGCCGGTGCTACATTTGATTTAAAAAATTTAATTAAAGGTTGGCAAATAGGTTTACCTCTTTTTAAAGAAGGAGGTAAAGGCATACTAATAATTCCGTCGTCTTTAGCCTATGGAAAATACGGAAGTAACGATATTCCTAGCGGCGCTGTGGTATTGTTCGATATATCACTTTTAAAAGTGAATTAA
- a CDS encoding DUF6653 family protein codes for MSIEKQIAKSFNLDGDTWMKHANPWSIWTRFATLPFIILAIWSRVWIGWYCVIPILLLVVWLKINPTLFKKPKHFKSWGSKSVLGEKYWAERKSNPVPKHHHLPIQILTILQIIGVIILGYGLWHLDLKLTCLGAILVYMAKMWFLDRMVWIFEDIKD; via the coding sequence ATGTCAATCGAAAAACAAATTGCAAAATCTTTTAATCTGGATGGTGATACATGGATGAAACACGCAAATCCTTGGTCTATTTGGACACGATTTGCTACCTTACCATTTATAATTTTAGCCATTTGGTCGCGAGTTTGGATAGGTTGGTATTGTGTAATTCCTATTCTATTACTTGTTGTTTGGTTAAAAATTAATCCCACTTTATTTAAAAAACCAAAACATTTTAAGTCTTGGGGTTCTAAATCTGTTCTAGGAGAAAAATATTGGGCCGAACGTAAATCTAATCCTGTGCCTAAACATCATCACTTACCAATCCAAATTCTTACAATCTTACAAATTATTGGGGTTATCATTTTAGGCTATGGGTTATGGCATTTAGACCTAAAACTCACTTGTCTTGGAGCCATTTTAGTGTACATGGCAAAAATGTGGTTTTTGGACAGAATGGTTTGGATTTTTGAAGATATAAAGGATTAA
- a CDS encoding DMT family transporter, whose amino-acid sequence MWMYLGLLSALFLGLHNLCKKHAVQGNEVFPVLLGTISSGFLLLLPFYLGSHFAPEYTKSLGFFVEGIPWQKHGFIFIKSAIMAASWVLAYQALKHLPITIVTPIRSAGPFFTFIGAIFIYQERPNALQWIGFFLIIGSVILYSKIGKKEGIHFKRNKWIFAIVAATFLGASSGLYDKFLIQNLELNPQTLQFWFCWYTVLILLVILAITWFPKAEKRRAFTWRWSIPAVGILLQTADYFYFRALQDPEALIMILSAIKRSQIIIAVVIGGLIFKEQNKRKKLVPLAGIMLGVFLILYS is encoded by the coding sequence ATGTGGATGTATTTGGGCCTGCTATCGGCTTTATTTTTAGGATTACATAATTTATGTAAAAAACATGCGGTACAAGGAAATGAAGTTTTTCCGGTACTTTTAGGAACCATTTCTTCGGGATTTTTGTTGTTACTTCCCTTTTATTTAGGCTCTCATTTTGCGCCAGAATATACCAAATCTTTAGGCTTTTTTGTTGAAGGTATTCCGTGGCAAAAACACGGTTTTATTTTTATAAAATCTGCAATTATGGCTGCTTCTTGGGTATTAGCTTATCAGGCATTAAAGCATTTACCTATTACCATTGTTACGCCTATTAGGTCTGCTGGACCATTTTTTACATTTATAGGAGCCATTTTTATTTATCAAGAACGTCCAAATGCTTTACAGTGGATTGGTTTCTTTTTAATTATTGGATCTGTGATTTTATATTCAAAAATAGGAAAAAAAGAAGGCATACATTTTAAACGAAACAAATGGATTTTTGCCATAGTTGCAGCCACCTTTTTAGGGGCTTCAAGTGGTTTATACGATAAGTTTTTAATTCAGAATTTAGAATTGAATCCCCAAACGCTTCAATTCTGGTTTTGTTGGTATACCGTACTAATTTTACTTGTTATTCTTGCTATTACTTGGTTTCCTAAGGCCGAAAAGAGACGGGCGTTTACATGGCGTTGGTCTATTCCGGCTGTTGGTATTTTATTACAGACCGCCGATTACTTTTACTTTAGAGCTTTGCAAGATCCGGAAGCTTTGATAATGATACTTTCTGCTATAAAACGGAGCCAGATTATAATTGCCGTAGTTATTGGTGGACTTATTTTTAAAGAACAAAATAAACGAAAAAAATTAGTGCCTCTAGCGGGAATTATGTTGGGTGTGTTTTTAATTTTGTATTCCTAA
- a CDS encoding metal-dependent hydrolase encodes MDSLTQIVLGAAVGEAILGRKIGNKAMLYGAIAGTIPDLDVLASHVTDTVTALEIHRGFTHSIVFSVVFAPVCAWIVTRYESYKNIKDWSWLFFLAFITHPLLDAHTTWGTQLLWPLDLRLAYKNIFVIDPLYTLPFLVFLILAMFQNRSSRKRRKYNNIGLILSSSYLVLSLILKGIAFTKFEAALKYQNIAYSDLDTRPAPLNTILWTANVDTKDAYLVGNYSFFDTQPISFTRYPKQHELIAELKANEKMKRMIHISKGWYTISQKEDDLYFNDLRFGTLSMQPNAQNFVFQYEIMKDGNGEISFKELPKEAVDAKRLMRDLWERIKGN; translated from the coding sequence ATGGATTCACTCACACAAATCGTTTTAGGAGCCGCTGTTGGCGAGGCTATTTTAGGCCGGAAAATTGGTAATAAAGCCATGCTTTACGGTGCTATTGCTGGTACTATTCCAGATTTAGATGTATTGGCCTCTCATGTTACCGACACGGTTACTGCTCTCGAAATCCATAGAGGATTCACGCATTCCATAGTGTTTTCTGTAGTATTTGCACCCGTCTGCGCTTGGATTGTTACACGGTACGAGTCTTATAAAAATATTAAAGATTGGTCTTGGTTATTTTTTTTGGCATTTATTACCCATCCGCTATTAGATGCGCACACCACTTGGGGCACGCAATTACTTTGGCCGTTAGATTTAAGATTGGCTTACAAAAATATTTTTGTCATCGATCCGCTTTATACGCTGCCGTTTTTGGTGTTTTTAATTTTGGCGATGTTTCAGAACCGAAGCTCTCGAAAACGCCGGAAGTATAATAATATCGGACTTATTTTAAGTTCTTCGTATTTGGTGTTGAGTTTAATTTTAAAAGGAATAGCCTTTACGAAATTTGAGGCTGCATTAAAGTATCAAAATATCGCGTATTCCGATTTAGATACACGACCAGCACCTTTAAACACAATTTTATGGACAGCGAATGTAGATACTAAAGATGCCTATTTGGTAGGGAATTATTCTTTTTTCGATACGCAACCCATCTCATTTACCAGGTATCCTAAGCAACATGAATTGATAGCCGAATTAAAAGCTAACGAAAAAATGAAGCGTATGATTCATATTTCAAAAGGTTGGTACACCATTTCACAAAAAGAGGACGATTTATATTTTAACGATCTTCGTTTCGGGACCTTAAGCATGCAACCAAATGCCCAAAATTTTGTATTTCAGTATGAAATTATGAAGGATGGAAATGGCGAAATATCATTTAAAGAATTGCCCAAAGAAGCGGTTGATGCTAAACGCCTCATGCGGGATCTTTGGGAGCGGATAAAAGGGAATTAG
- a CDS encoding LytR/AlgR family response regulator transcription factor, with translation MESLKLSCVIVDDEPMALNLVESYVEKTPFLALQKKCSSAIEAMEFLQTETVDLLFLDIQMPDLSGLEFSKMLPKSTRVIFTTAFDHYALEGFKVEALDYLLKPFDYAEFLTAANKARTWFEMVKGSKTEAAAAVSEEKEFLFVKSEYKQVRIKLADVLYFEGLKDYIKIWLKDNPKAILTLMSLKSLEEELPKSDFMRVHRSFIVSLKNIDVVERSQIIINNQRITVSEQYKPKFLEFINSNSL, from the coding sequence ATGGAATCTTTAAAACTGAGTTGTGTTATAGTTGACGACGAGCCCATGGCTCTAAATTTGGTAGAAAGTTATGTTGAAAAAACACCCTTTTTAGCACTTCAAAAAAAGTGTAGTAGTGCGATTGAGGCTATGGAGTTTCTGCAAACAGAGACGGTAGATCTGCTATTTTTAGATATACAAATGCCAGATTTATCGGGTTTAGAATTTTCTAAAATGTTGCCCAAAAGTACCCGAGTAATTTTTACAACAGCCTTCGATCACTATGCGTTAGAAGGTTTTAAGGTAGAAGCTTTAGACTATTTATTAAAACCTTTTGATTATGCCGAATTTTTAACCGCCGCCAATAAAGCGCGAACTTGGTTCGAGATGGTAAAAGGAAGCAAAACGGAGGCTGCAGCTGCTGTTTCGGAAGAAAAGGAATTTCTTTTTGTAAAATCGGAGTATAAACAAGTACGTATAAAATTAGCCGATGTCTTGTATTTTGAAGGCTTAAAAGATTATATAAAAATTTGGTTAAAGGACAACCCCAAAGCCATTTTAACCCTAATGAGTTTAAAATCTTTAGAGGAAGAATTACCAAAATCAGATTTTATGCGTGTGCATCGCTCTTTTATTGTGTCGTTAAAAAATATAGATGTGGTAGAGCGTAGCCAAATTATTATCAACAATCAGCGCATCACGGTTTCCGAACAATATAAGCCCAAATTTTTGGAGTTTATCAATTCTAATTCTTTGTAA